The DNA region CGGCCGAGATGCGCCTCCGCGGGACACTGCGCACGTTGCATCGCACGGCGCGAGCCCGGGCCAAGGAGCAAATCGCGCAGGTGGTCGCCGGCATCGCCGCCGCGACCGGCACCCAGATCGACTTGAAGATTCACGACGGGACGGCCGCCGTAGAAAACCATGCCGCGATCACAGCGCTGCTGCGCCGTGCGGCCGAAGACGTGGTGGGCGACGGCGTATACGACCTGCCGCGGCCGAGCATGGGGGCCGAGGATTTTGCCCACTATCTCGAACACGTGCCCGGCGCGATGCTGCGGCTGGGCTGCAGCCCGACGCCCGAGCCCGCGCCGCCGCTGCATCATCCGCGGTTCGACGTCGACGAACGGGCATTGGTGTTGGGCGCGAAGATCCTGGCCCGTGCCGCGGTCTGGGGCCCGCGCGAAGGAACCTGATCCATGTCGAACGTGCGCATTCGTTGTCGCGTGAACGGTCCGTTGGTCGTCGAGGGACCGGTGACGATCGTCGATCACCTGGGCCAGGAGTTCACCGCACCGGCCGACAAGCCGCTGGTCGCGTTGTGCCGCTGCGGTCAATCGCAGCGCAAACCTTTCTGCGACGGTTCGCATAAAACGGCCAGTTTCGTCGCCGAAGAAACGGCCAATCGACCGTTGGCCTGAGCCGGCGAACCAGGGCAAAACACGCCGGTTTTTTCGGATTTTCCGGCCGCTGGCGGGTGTGTTGGCGATCGATTAGAATCACCCGCCCGCGCGGCGCCGCAGCCGCGCAGCAGACGTCGGAATCGCACGCGCCCTGCTCGCGCCGGCACTCTCCAAGGAACCAGCCAACATGGACGACGCGTCCTCTGTGCATACACCCGGCGCAACCGATGCGGACCGCCTGGTCGAGACGACGAGCGATCTGTTTGTCGGCGAGTGGCAGCGGTTGGTCAGCACGACCAACTGGGAAAAAGGGCGCATCATTCAAGAGTGGCGCCAGGCGCTGATCGAGTCGGGCGCGTCGGTGCAGGTCTACTCGGACGAGGCCTGGGCCCGGCGCGTCGGCGGCGTAACGAGCCAGCACGTCGGCCGGCTGCGACGCGTGCACGAGCGGTTCGCTGCGACGCGGGCCCAGTACCCGGCGCTGTACTGGAGCCATTTCCAAGCCGCGCTCGACTGGCACGACGCCGAGCTGTGGCTCGAGGGGGCGCGGCTCGAAGGCTGGTCGGTGGCTGACATGCGGGCCCAGCGTTTCGACGCGCACGGCGCCGTGGCCGATCGTGAGCCGCTCGCCCCGGCCGAGGAAGCAGAAACCTACGGCGACGAGACGGCCGCAGATGCCTCCTCCGCCGCCGAGTCGGCGCCCGGGGATTCGTCGACCGCGACGTCGCACGCCGAAGAGGACTTCATGTCCGGGGGACACTCGACGGACGGCGAGACGACCGACAGCGACGACGAAGTGCCCTGGGAAACGGCCGCTGTCGCGCCGGCAGGAGATCACGAAGGGCCGACCGGGGTGCCCGTCACCGGATTCAGCAATCTGCCCGACGACCTGCTTGAGGCGTTCGAAGGCTGCAAGCTGGCGATCGTCCGGCACCGGCTCTCGGGCTGGAGCGAGGTCTCGCCCGAGCTGGTTCTGGGCGCGCTCGATTCGCTGGCCGATCTGGTTCGAGCACCGGTGTAGGCCAAACGCCACGGCCCGCCGGACGCAGTGCCAGCGCAATGAACCCGCCGCAAGGCACGCTGAGCGTATAGTGCCAGCGCAATGAGCCCGCCGTCAGGCACGCTGGGCGCAGAGCCCAGCGCAATTAGCCGGCCGTCAGGCACGCTGGGCGCAGAGCCCAGCGCAATTAGCCGGCCGTCAGGCACGCTGGGCGCAGAGCCCAGCGCATTAGCGCTGCCTGGCGTAGAGCTCGGCGTATTCGAGCGTCCAGAAGTCGATCAGGCTGTGAAACGAGGTGAGGTCGACCTCGTCGAGCCGCTGAAACTGTTGCCGGCTGAAGACTTCTTTGTTGCGAATGGTCCCCTTGGCCACGAGCTCGAGGACCCGCGCTTCGCTGAACGGGCGAATGGCCATTTCCAAGCGGCTGAAATAGTTGCCGCGTTTCCCGCCGTCGGCCGGGCCGAAATCGTCGCGCGTGATCTTGGCGCCCCACCCCAGATCACTCACCAGCGTGGCAAACTGGAAGCCGGGAAAGTGATGGGCCACCTGTCGCAGGCACGCTTCGATCTGCTCGGACAGCTCCAAGCGGAACTTGGTATGCAGCCCGCGGGCCTCTTCGAGCGACGCGGCGTTCTGCTGCGCGCGGCGCATTTCTTCTTCATTGGCGCGCGTGCCGCGCTGCACCGCTTTCTCGAGCCGTTGCTGAAAATCCATCGCCGTCGAGACACCGCAAGAAGACCAAGAACGCGACCGCCCGGCGGCAACATGCCTGCATGCCGGCGGATTCAATTCTACCGCGTGGAAGGCGATTGGCCACGCGCATCGAGGAACAGCTTCAACTCGCCGAAGCTGCGTAGCGGTTCGCGGCCTTCCTGCATCGCCGTCGAAAGCGGCTTGGGCGGCTGCCGCGATTGCTTCTGGTCTTGGCGGGCCGTACCGCGCCCGACCGCGCGCGTCATCCGGCGCCGCCCTCCGCGTAGCGGGCGATCGCCGCTTGCGGCTGCCGGGGCGTGCTCGCTCGTCGCCTGAGATTCGGCCGCTTGCGATTCGAGCACCTCGGTGGGCAAGGTGGCGGGCCGCGTCCGGCGCCGCGTCCGGCCCATGCGGCTGCTGCCCGCCGTGGCGCCGGTCGCTTCGCGCGCCGCGAGCTGCTCGCGAACCTGGGGCGAAAGCATCGTCAGCGAGACGCGCCGGCGGCTCTTGTCGATCCCCAGGACCCAGACCGTGACGACGTCGCCGACCGAAACGATTTCATGCGGGCTGGCCACATAGCGATCGGCCAGTTGGCTGAGGTGCACGAGGCCGCTGTAGTTCAACCCGATGTCGACGAACGCGCCGAAGTCGACGACGTTCAAGACCCGACCGGCCAGTTCCATGCCGATCGCCAGGTCTTCGAGCTTCAGGATGCCGCGCTTGAAGATCGGAGGCGGCAGGTCTTCGCGTGGATCGCGGCCGGGGCGCGAGAGTTGCGCGACCAGGTCCTGCAACGTCCATTCGCCGACGCCCAGCTCGGCGGCCAAAGCGGCCGGATCGGCGTCGGCCAGCCCCGAGGCCAGGGCCGCGACCCGTTCGCGATCGCGCAGGTCCTGCGGCGCAAACCCGAAGCGCGCCAGCAACCGCTCGGCGACGTCGTAGTTTTCCGGGTGAATCCAGGTCGCGTCCAACGGGTTCGTACCGTCGACGATCTTCAAGAAGCCGGCCGATTGAACGAAGGATGCCTCGCCGAGGCCGGGCACCGCCTTCAAGGCCTCGCGATCGGCAAACGGACCATGTTCGGCGCGGTGTTCGATCACCCGCCGCGCGGTGGCCTGGTTCAAGCCCGACACGTAGCGCAGCAACGCGGCGCTGGCCGTGTTCAGGTCGACGCCGACAAAGTTCACGCACGAGGCCACGACGTCGTCCAACGAGGTGCGCAAATGCTTCGACTTGACGTCGTGCTGGTACAGGCCGACGCCGATGCTGGAAGGCTCGATCTTGACCAGTTCGCTCAGCGGATCTTGCAGCCGTCGGCCGATCGATACGGCACTGCGCACGCTGGCTTCGAGCTGCGGAAGCTCTTCGCGCGCCGCAGGGCTGGCCGAATAGACGCTGGCACCTGCCTCGTTGACGATCACGTAATCGAAGCGCTCGGCCTCGGGCTGGGCCTCGATCAGCTCGGCGACCAATTGTTCGGTGGCCCGGCAGGCGGCCCCGTTGCCGATCGCGACGACGTCGAGCTCGTGGCGCCGCACCAGTTCGAGAATCGTCTGCGTGGCTTGGGCCCGGACGTCGGCGGCGCCGATCACATGCACGAGGCCGTGCTCGAGCAGCTGGCCGAATTCATCGAGCGCGACGAGCTTGCAACCGCTGCGAAACCCGGGATCGATCGCCAGCACGCGCCGACCGCGGACCGGAGGCTGCAACAGCAGATTGCGCAGGTTGCGGGCAAACACGCCGACCGCGTGCGTTTCGGCGCGTTCGGTCAGCTCGCGGCGGACTTCCCGTTCGAGACTCGGCCAGAGCAGCCGCCGCAGGGCATCGCGCCCGCAGGCCTGCAGGAACTCGGCATGCGGATGCCCGGCATGCACGACCGCGGCATCGACGGCCGCGAGCATGGCTTCCTGGTCGGCGTCGATCCGTACCCGTAGCACCTTGAAGCGCTCGCCGCGATTGATCGCCAGGACACGGTGCGGCGGCATTCGCCGCAGCTCTTGGCGGAAATCGAAAAAGTCGCGAAAACCCTCGGCCCGTTCGTTCGGCTCGTCAAGCTTCGCGGCGACCAGTTGACCGGTGCGGCACATCAACCATCGCAGGCGAGAACGCAGCTCGGCCAGCTCGGCGAACTGTTCGGCCAGGATGTGTCCGGCGCCGGCCAGGGCATCCTCGACCGTCGGCACACCGCGTTCGGCGTCGACCAAGCGCGCCGCCAATTCGGCCGGATCGCCGGTCCCGGGATCGGCCACAAGAATCGCCTCGGCCAGAGGCGCCAGCCCTCGTTCGCGCGCCTGCGTGGCCCAGGTCTGCTTCTTGGGCTTGAAGGGCAGGTACAAGTCTTCGAGGCGCTTGGTAGAAGTCTCCGCGCGGATGGCCTCGGCCAGCTCGCTCGTCAGCCGGCCTTGCGCCTCGATCGAGCGGAGTATCGTTCCCTTGCGCTCGTTCAACTGCCGCGCCTGGGCCACGGCAACCTGCAAGGCGTGCACCTGCTCTTCGTCCATGCCGCCCGTGGCATCGCGGCGGAACCGCGTGATGAACGGCACGGTGTTGCCGGCATCGAGCAGCTCGACCGCCGCGCGGACGCGCGCGACGGGCCAGCGCAAGCCTTTGGCAATCGCCTTCAAATCGAGCGGCGGTACGCCAGCGGGCGGCGCGCTGCTTTCGCTGGCAGCCGCCGCGGAGGGCGCTTCGAGACAGACAACGACCGCGGTCGCCTGTTCCGGGAGCGTCCTGCCACCGTCGGCCGCGCGTGTGGCCGCTTCGTGATCAGCCTGATCGGAGCGCAAGAAATTTCCCGTCAACGGGTTAAATGCCTTTGGGCAATCTAGGAATTGCCGCAAACAGTGTCAAGCAATCTCTGCGCGCAGCCGGCAGCGCGCAGAGCTGGCAGCAGACTCCTCGTGCTTTTTGTTTCAACTTCTCACGCGGGTCGGACCGATTACTCGTGACGCGCTCAGGGGTGTACCGCGCCAGGAAACGAGATGCCTGCGGAGCAGGCAGCGCGGTGGCGATCATGCCAGCGTTCGTTCGCCCATCACTCGTGCAATCGACGTAAGGACGCGTCCATGGCCCGTTGCCATCTGCGAATCTTTCAGAGCCCCGATACCGATTTCGCCACGCGCGACTCGCAAAACCGGGTCAATGTCCCGCTCGGCGAAGTCTTGCCGCTGTTGGTCGACGCGGTCCAGAGCAAGCGCACCTGGCTGCGCGACTTCGAGCACGACGAAGTGTCGATCTCGTCGGACCTTTACGAGCTGATTCTGGCCTATCAGCACTGCCGCCGGCCGGTCGCCTGAGCCTCGGCGGCCCTCCGGGCCCCGCTCCTGCCAGGCCCAGCCGAGGACGCCGTCGGCCGCTAAGCAGCCGCTCCGCGCAGCGCCGCCAGCGCCGTGGCGCGATCGGCGTAGAAGTCCCACATCGTGTCCAGCCGCGCCGTGCGCAACACGTCGCGGCAGAACGGCGATAGTCCACAAACCGCCAACCGCCCGTTGCGCTCGCGGGCACGCTTCCAGGTGCGGAACAGCAGCTCGATGAAGTTCGAGCCGAAATAGCTCGTCCGGCCAAAATCGAGCAGCAAAATGGGCTGCTCGCCCGCTAGGGCCGGACCCAACAGCAGCTCCTGAATCTCGCGGCTCCGGGCAACGTCGAGCGCATCGTAGCTGTCATCCAGCTCGACGATCGTTATCGGGGGCTCTTGCAAAATCTGGGCCATCTCGGCAGGCAAGTTTAAGCCGTACGGCAGGTGCCCGCAAGCACGACCGCGACAGCAAGTGTACGTGCGGGCAGGTGCCGACCAAGTGTCTGCGCGAGCTCGTCGCAAATTACGCACCTTCGCGTTGGCCAACACGTCGCATGCGCGACGACAAATATAATACAGCCCTACGGTGATAGATTTCAGGCGGCACCGGGGAACCTTCTCGTGAGCGATCTCGTTTCGAGCGATTCGAGCCCATCCGACCCATTGGGCTCGCTGCCTGAGATGCTCGAGGCCGTGCCTGACCGGGAGCAAATGCTGGCCCTGGTGGCCGAGATCAAGGAATCGGCCGACAAGCTGCTCCGCGACCGCACCAGCCGCGGCGACTTGAAGATTCTCAGCCGTGCGCTGCGCGAGCTGCGTTATGCCTTCAAGGTGTTCTCGCCCTATCGCGTGCGACGCAAGGTCACGGTGTTCGGTTCGGCGCGCACACTGCCCCACGAGCCGGCCTATCAGCAGGCGGTCGAATTCGGCCGGCGGATGGCAGCCGAAAAATGGCTCGTCGTCACCGGCGCCGCCAGCGGCATCATGGAGGCCGGGCACGTCGGCGCGGGCCGCGAGAACTCGATGGGCTTGAACATCATGCTTCCCTTCGAGCAGTCGGCCAATTCAATCATTGCCGGCGACGCGAAGCTGGTGCACATGAAATATTTCTTCACCCGCAAGCTCATGTTCGTCAAAGAATGCGACGCCGTCTGCATGCTGCCCGGCGGGTTTGGCACGCTCGACGAAGGGCTCGAAGTGCTGACCCTGTTACAGACGGGCAAACGCGACATGGTACCGACCGTGTTCCTCGACGCCGCCGGCGGCGACTTCTGGCACGATTGGGACGCGTTTGTGCGCAAACGCCTGCTCGGCGCCAAGCTGATCTCGGAGGAAGACCTGTCGCTCTACATCGTGACCGATCGGCTCGATACGGCCGTGGAGGAGATCCTCAATTTCTATCGCAATTACCACAGCATGCGCTACGTCAACCGCCTGTTGGTGCTGCGGCTGATGCAGCCGCCGTCGCCCGCGCTGATGGAAGCGGTCCAGACGCACTTCGCCGACCTGCTCACCGAGGGCGTGTTTCAGGTCTCGGGACCGTTGCCTGGCGAAGCCGAAGAAAAAGAACTCGCGCACCTGACGCGGCTGTCGTTCCGGTTCAACCGCCGCAATCTGGGCCGGCTGCGCCAGCTGATCGACTGTCTCAACCGCGGCTCGATTACCGAGCGCGAGATGCGGGCATAAAGTGCCGACCCGCGCTCAGCCAGGGGCCGCGTCGATCACCTGCCGCGCCGCGGTTTCGCCGCTGACGATGCAATGCGGCACGCCGACGCCGCGATAGGCACTGCCGGCCAGGGCCAGGCGCGGCAACGCCGCGGCGTGGGCCTCGATTTGCGCGACGCGCTCCAGATGACCGAGGTGATATTGCGGCATGGCCCGCCGCCATCGTTGCACCTCGAACAGCACCGGGTCGCCGGTAATGCCCAACAGGTCGCCGAGCTCGTCGGCCACGATGCGGCGCAACTCGTCGTCGGTCAGTTCGAGCTGCTGTGGCCGCGCCGCGCCGCCCAGGAACACGCGCAACAGTTCGTGGCCCGCCGGCGCGCGGTCCGGGTATTTCACGCTGCTGAAGCTACAAGCCAGGATCGGCCGCCGTTCGACCTCGGGCACGACGAACCCGAAGGCATCGAGCGGATGGGCAATCTGCTCGCGGCGATAGCCCACCAGCGCGATCGCGCTGTCGGCATAGGGGATCGTACCCAACAGCCGCGCCAGGAGCGCGTCGCTCGGTTCGAGCAGCCGCTGCGCCTGCCACGCCGGCACGGCCAAGATTACGCTGCGCGCCACGAGCGAACGCCGCGAACCGTCGGCCGCCGCAAGCTCCAGCTCCCAGGCCGTGCCCGAGTGTTGCAGGCGCTCGACGCGCGTCTCGCATTGCACGCAGCCCGATGGAAGCTGCGCTATGGCAGCGTCGGCCAGACTGCTCATCCCGCGGCGGGGCGTGACGAACAAGCTGTAGCGCGCCCCGCTGCCCTGCGCGGGCGGTTGGGCGCGCCGCTCGGCGCGGGCCGCACGGATCAAGCTGCCGTGGCGGGCCTCCATGTCGAGAAACCGCGGCAGCGTCGCCTGCAAACTGAGCTGTTCGGCGTCGGCCGTGTAGATCCCGCCGACCAACGGCTGGACCAGTCGCTCAAAGGTCTCGCGCCCGAGCCGGCGGCGCACAAACGACGCCAGGCTCTCGTCGTCCTGCGTCTTGCGCGCCGGAATCAAAAATTCACACGCCAGGCGCAGCTTGCCCGCCAGGCTCAAGATGGGCGTGCGCAAGATTGGCCCCAGCTTGGCCGGCGCCATCAGCAGGAAGCCCTCGGGCACTTCGTGGAGCCGGCCGGCATGGACGACATACGTGCTGCGATGTGCCTCGTTGGTGCGGACCAGCTCATCCGTCAGGCCCAACCGTCGACACAGCTCGACCCCGCCGGGCACGTTGGTGATGAAATTGTCCGCGCTGCGTTCCAGGCACCAGCCGTCGCGAAACTCGGTTTGCAACACGCCGCCTGCGCGCGCCGAGGCTTCGAGCACGACCACCTGGGCGTCGGGTTGCAGCGCGCGTGCCTCGAGCGCCGCCGCCAGGCCGGTGATGCCTGCGCCGATCACGGCGACGTCGACCGCGGGTTCCGCCATGCAGCACCTAAAGGATTCGCCGCGCGTAGGGAATGCGCAGAATGAACCAATGCGCGACGCCATAGCACAAGACGACGCTCAGCAGGCTGCCCACGGCATACTTGGTAAAGGCCGATGCGTTCCAACTGTCCATGGCGAACTGCAGGCCCACGACCATCGGCGGATGAAACACGTGCACCGCGTAGGCGCTCGCCGCCATGGCCACGGTCAGCGGCAGCCGCACTTGGAGATGCTCGCGGAACACGACGATCAGCCCGACGGCGGCGCTCGTGCACCACAGCGATTCCCACATCGACTTGCAAAAGTTGGGCAGCGTGAACCCGGCGTGGTGGGCCGTGAGGCTCAAGAAGTAGGGCTCGAACCAAGGCAGCACGGCGACAAACACGTTGAACGCCGCCAGCGCCACGGCCACGGCGAACCACACGTAGCCGGTGCGCGCCGGGAGCCGGTAGAGCCATTGATAGCGGTAGGCCGCCAGGCCGACGAAGAAGAACGGCAGCCACTGCGGCAGATGCGACATGTCGATCTGCAAAAAGCCCAAGACCGTCGTGACGTCGTTGTACGACCAGAAGATCCGCACCGCGAAGGTGATCAGGCCGATCAGGATGCCATACCCCAGGATCGCCAGATGCCCCGGCAGCGGTCCGTGCTCGGCCCGCGTCGTCCCCGGCGCAAACCACCAGCGCCACAGGCCGTAGCAGACCGAGTAGAACAGCAGGTGCTCGATGTACCACAAGTGGCCCAAGTTGCGGTCGGGCCAGCCGGGGCCGTTCCAGTTCGGCGGCCGCTCACCCCAACCCATCCAGGCCTGGGCATAGTAGTCCCAGAACGAGGCGTAGCCCCGATAGCCCCAATGCATGTGGAACGCGTAGTACTGCAGCAGCGGCAACATCACCATGCCGCCCAACAGCAGCGGAATGCCCAGGCGGATGAATTTCTCGACAGTGTACGAGCGCATTCCCCGGCGGTCGAACGACGTCGGCAACAAATAGCCGGAAAACGTCAGCAACACGGCCATCGTGAAGCTGGGGTTGAGCATCATCAGCCGCGACGTGGCTTTGCTCGTGGGCTGCGACTCGGGCAGCATGTAATACCACCAGCCGCGGCTGCCGTAGGGGTTTCCCATGTGATGCGTGAGCACCACGATGATGATGAACACCCGCAGGTTGTCGACGAACCACAGCCGCGGCGGCTGAGCCGGGGCCTCGGGCACAGGGGGCGAAGGTTCGAGCGTCGACGTCGTAGCCATGAATGCTGGGCGAAACGGTTCAGGCGAACAAACCGCTCGCCGGGGCAATTCTGGAAGCAGGATGGCACCTAGCGTAGTCGAGCCGCACCGCTGGGCACAGCTAACTCGCGCTGGCCGCGACCAGCGGATGGCGCCACCGTTGCACGAACCACGCCAGCAGGCCCGTCAGCATGCCCAGGCCGACCAGGCCCGCCACTGCGGCCAGCGCCACGCGGGCCGGCGACGGTCGGCTGTTGATCACCATCGCCGGTTTGCCGATGCCGGCCGCGAGATCCTGATCGGCCGGCGCGATGGCCATGCCCCCGATCATCATTTCTTCCCAAGTCTGATCGCCCCAGCGCACCGTCTGGCCGGGATCGGGATTGGCCAGGTTCTCGGCCGAGTTGTCGAACGTCGCCGTGCAAAAGACCTTCGTGCCGGCCGGTACGCGCTTGGGCTCGCGC from Pirellulales bacterium includes:
- a CDS encoding CDGSH iron-sulfur domain-containing protein: MSNVRIRCRVNGPLVVEGPVTIVDHLGQEFTAPADKPLVALCRCGQSQRKPFCDGSHKTASFVAEETANRPLA
- a CDS encoding RNA-binding transcriptional accessory protein, which produces MKAIAKGLRWPVARVRAAVELLDAGNTVPFITRFRRDATGGMDEEQVHALQVAVAQARQLNERKGTILRSIEAQGRLTSELAEAIRAETSTKRLEDLYLPFKPKKQTWATQARERGLAPLAEAILVADPGTGDPAELAARLVDAERGVPTVEDALAGAGHILAEQFAELAELRSRLRWLMCRTGQLVAAKLDEPNERAEGFRDFFDFRQELRRMPPHRVLAINRGERFKVLRVRIDADQEAMLAAVDAAVVHAGHPHAEFLQACGRDALRRLLWPSLEREVRRELTERAETHAVGVFARNLRNLLLQPPVRGRRVLAIDPGFRSGCKLVALDEFGQLLEHGLVHVIGAADVRAQATQTILELVRRHELDVVAIGNGAACRATEQLVAELIEAQPEAERFDYVIVNEAGASVYSASPAAREELPQLEASVRSAVSIGRRLQDPLSELVKIEPSSIGVGLYQHDVKSKHLRTSLDDVVASCVNFVGVDLNTASAALLRYVSGLNQATARRVIEHRAEHGPFADREALKAVPGLGEASFVQSAGFLKIVDGTNPLDATWIHPENYDVAERLLARFGFAPQDLRDRERVAALASGLADADPAALAAELGVGEWTLQDLVAQLSRPGRDPREDLPPPIFKRGILKLEDLAIGMELAGRVLNVVDFGAFVDIGLNYSGLVHLSQLADRYVASPHEIVSVGDVVTVWVLGIDKSRRRVSLTMLSPQVREQLAAREATGATAGSSRMGRTRRRTRPATLPTEVLESQAAESQATSEHAPAAASGDRPLRGGRRRMTRAVGRGTARQDQKQSRQPPKPLSTAMQEGREPLRSFGELKLFLDARGQSPSTR
- a CDS encoding STAS domain-containing protein, which translates into the protein MAQILQEPPITIVELDDSYDALDVARSREIQELLLGPALAGEQPILLLDFGRTSYFGSNFIELLFRTWKRARERNGRLAVCGLSPFCRDVLRTARLDTMWDFYADRATALAALRGAAA
- a CDS encoding LOG family protein, with translation MLEAVPDREQMLALVAEIKESADKLLRDRTSRGDLKILSRALRELRYAFKVFSPYRVRRKVTVFGSARTLPHEPAYQQAVEFGRRMAAEKWLVVTGAASGIMEAGHVGAGRENSMGLNIMLPFEQSANSIIAGDAKLVHMKYFFTRKLMFVKECDAVCMLPGGFGTLDEGLEVLTLLQTGKRDMVPTVFLDAAGGDFWHDWDAFVRKRLLGAKLISEEDLSLYIVTDRLDTAVEEILNFYRNYHSMRYVNRLLVLRLMQPPSPALMEAVQTHFADLLTEGVFQVSGPLPGEAEEKELAHLTRLSFRFNRRNLGRLRQLIDCLNRGSITEREMRA
- the hemG gene encoding protoporphyrinogen oxidase, encoding MAEPAVDVAVIGAGITGLAAALEARALQPDAQVVVLEASARAGGVLQTEFRDGWCLERSADNFITNVPGGVELCRRLGLTDELVRTNEAHRSTYVVHAGRLHEVPEGFLLMAPAKLGPILRTPILSLAGKLRLACEFLIPARKTQDDESLASFVRRRLGRETFERLVQPLVGGIYTADAEQLSLQATLPRFLDMEARHGSLIRAARAERRAQPPAQGSGARYSLFVTPRRGMSSLADAAIAQLPSGCVQCETRVERLQHSGTAWELELAAADGSRRSLVARSVILAVPAWQAQRLLEPSDALLARLLGTIPYADSAIALVGYRREQIAHPLDAFGFVVPEVERRPILACSFSSVKYPDRAPAGHELLRVFLGGAARPQQLELTDDELRRIVADELGDLLGITGDPVLFEVQRWRRAMPQYHLGHLERVAQIEAHAAALPRLALAGSAYRGVGVPHCIVSGETAARQVIDAAPG
- a CDS encoding acyltransferase produces the protein MATTSTLEPSPPVPEAPAQPPRLWFVDNLRVFIIIVVLTHHMGNPYGSRGWWYYMLPESQPTSKATSRLMMLNPSFTMAVLLTFSGYLLPTSFDRRGMRSYTVEKFIRLGIPLLLGGMVMLPLLQYYAFHMHWGYRGYASFWDYYAQAWMGWGERPPNWNGPGWPDRNLGHLWYIEHLLFYSVCYGLWRWWFAPGTTRAEHGPLPGHLAILGYGILIGLITFAVRIFWSYNDVTTVLGFLQIDMSHLPQWLPFFFVGLAAYRYQWLYRLPARTGYVWFAVAVALAAFNVFVAVLPWFEPYFLSLTAHHAGFTLPNFCKSMWESLWCTSAAVGLIVVFREHLQVRLPLTVAMAASAYAVHVFHPPMVVGLQFAMDSWNASAFTKYAVGSLLSVVLCYGVAHWFILRIPYARRIL